GTGCAAAGTTTGCAAGGTGGGTGCACACAGGACTGGATAATGTTCTCAgagtggttattattattattattattatgataataaAGTATTATTATTTTAATAGCATTATCAAAATACGCCCTAGGAACAACAAGAGTAGTAATGACGATAATAAGAACTGTAACTATGAGACAtcgcttttttctgtttttgatagAGAAAGTCTGCTAGGCTGGGACTGAGATGATCTTTctctgtcccccctcccccccccaacaggtaatGCAGATAAGAGGACTGCAGCTCTGGGATACTTCATCACTCCCTGTGTGGCCACACTGGGAACGCTCATCTGTTACCTGTTTCTGCCACACCTGGTGAGGAGACTGGCTTATATATTCAAACCTCTGACCAAGACCCCTCCTCTCCTGACCAGTGGACCCACTGGTTgaggtttgcgtgtgtgtgtgtgtgtgtgtgtgtgtgtgtgtgtgtgtctgtaccagAGGAGGAAAGAAATGTTCTTGTAGCTCAGAGTTGAAATTCCCTATAAGACCTTCTCAGGttcagactgttttttttttttgatgatgtTTTTCTCAGTGACGGAAATGAACTGATAACTAAATCAAAACCTACTATGTAAAATAAAAAAGATGAAACGTTCCATCACCGTTTTTGTTTACCAATTAAGTAATTAACGAGCTAAATTATGAAGTCATCTAAAAACGGGTTTCTacatatctgtctgcctgtcaccccccccccccccccaaatcctgCTTTGGAACCAGAGATTGATTTCGTTTAGCTATCCGCTCTTTTTTGTCTGGTAAATATTTCTTCCTCATAAGTTTTTTTCCAACAAAATACCGCTGGGCTGTTTCCGACACAGTGGTGTGTGGGTTCGTGTCATCTCACACCCGTTTATTCTTGTCTGCAGGAATTTGCTCGATTTTATCTGAACAGGAGTCAGAACAAGAAAGAGGAAACTGAGAAGGAGCTTTTCGGCAGTGGAGGTCAGTCTTTCTGGAATGCTCTTCTGTTGGTATGGTAGATGGTTTGGTGTATGGGCAATGTAGTATGTAAGTaacatggtataatatatgggcataggttgttgattatttaGCCATAGCAAACTCTGCATAGTAGTGACACACCAGTTGTGCATACgtgcacttggccaataaagttgattctgattctgtaccGCAGTTAAAATGCTTTAACACCAGCACGGTTCAGCGGTTTCAGCACAGTATAACTGAACTTTAGCCAGCACGGTTTATTTAAGGTGATGTAGGACTAAGTCTGAGGTCTGTTCCACTGCTCATGTCCTACTGAAGCTCTTTAAATCATTCTCTGCCTAACTGACAACGTTTTCTTTTAAGATAAAACAGCTCTGAACGACCACATTAAGGACGTTGAGGCCAAAGCTCTGGAGAAAAGCAAGTTCATTGCCGAACTTCCGGAGAGCCCGAAACGTTCCTCTGTCCCGGCTGTCttcaaaaaggtgaacgtttacCAAGTGAAGGTCGTGGATTTCTATGTGGCATAATCACATAGGAGTGACACTGATATTACCACCCTCGCATGAAGTACTTTTATTTGATAATAcatgatctactactactgctactactactactactactactactactactactactactactactactactactactttcggctgctcccattaggggtcgccacagcggatcatccgtttccatctcttcctgtcctctgtgtcttcctctgtcacaccagccacctgaatgtcccctctcatcacatccataaacctcctctttggccttcctcttttactcttccctggcagctccatattcagcattcttctcccaatatacccagcatctctcctccacatatgtccaaaccatctcaatcttgcctctcttgttttgtctccaaaccatacaacctgagttgtccctctaatatgctcgttcctaatcctatccttcttcgtcactcccaatgaaaatcttggcatcttcaactctgccacctccagctccacctcctgtcttttcaccatataacatagctggtctcacaaccatcttgtaaaccttccctttaactcttgctggtacccttctgtcacaaatcactcctgacactcttctccaccctgactgcaccctgcctgcactctcttcttcacctctcttctgcacttgccattactttgaacagttcaccccaagtatttaaccCCTCTGTTGTCTTATGGGTCAAAAaggcccataacagtgtttaacagcaaagaaaagactctaaatgatatttttcccacctgaaatttgatgacttttccttgAGTGAcctcaacattagaaaaagtgaaacattgtttttgtttatatttccatgaaagctgtacaccactagggtactaagattcttctttctcatccatctcacacccaactgggTTAATAATAGTATttaattttaattaattaatttaatttaatttcctCAGTGGCCAGGTTAATTTAATAATACATGATAAACCTCGTATTATTTCCCCATCACTTACATTTGGCAACCAGAGTAAATGAATAAATGTGCACAACAGCGTACCAAATGTGCTGATCAGTCAGTGACAGTGAACAAGAGTGTGTCATTGTCTGGCCTTGTGTGATGAGCCATAATTTCATCAACAGCATTTAAAGGGTAGCAACCCCCATGTAAAAATAGAAGTACTGCAACATTCATACTGATAAATAATGTCAGTTCCATGACCTGCTTAATTTTACTCATAATACTTGAATCTTACATTTTACCCACAGATTTGGTTGATGGCTgtctgtgtgacgtgtgtgtttgCGGTGACGCTGGCCGTCTTCCCTGTGATCACAGTCAAGGTGCAGACGGTCTACAAAGAGAACTCCGCCTGGGGTGAGGCACTTGCAGCGTAGACTGTTGTTGTCCAGACATGAACAACAAACATACTGGCTTTTTTTACAGGCACATCGTAAAGTAAGGGCGTAAGACAATATCAATACGTTTGAGCATTGCAACACTCTCACAATATTGTATTGATTTTCAAAAAACACAAGCAATTCTGACAGTGGCCCTACTTTATTGTGTTGTTcacatctctgaccactaggtggcatgtGCAGTATTGTAACAGAGCTGGAAAAAGAACGGCAACAGCAGGCCGGTGCCAAACTAGCTAGGGCTCTGATTTTATGCATATTGTGGTGCTTTTACTATGACAGTTTTTCTGAAATTTTGTCAAAATTGTTATATACTGCAGTGTTTTTAGTATCACAGTATTGTGAATTGTAGCTGAAAGAAGAAGCATTGTGAACTGTGACACTTATTGTGATGTTCATGTGTTATGACATGAGCCGTATTGACAAGTTCTTGCCAATACACGGCCCTATCTTGAAGCCTGTATGAATTCACAAAACATTGTAAGCTTGGAAGGCTAGAGTTATTAGCGGTAGATACGAAGTCTTAAAGTTACATTCTTGAAGATTTCTGTTGTGTCAGCGCCTTTCCCAGCGCCAAACAGAAAAACGCTGGTTGAACCGGGGTTAGTGACTAATGTTGATAAGGGCCTTCTACCAGCTTCTTAGGTCATATCTACTTGTTAgtcacaacttcacttcttcaaactctCCACAGCCTGCCTTCTTATTTTgcacttagctgctatgatgaagatgtaaAACAATATGTGCAGTTTCATTTTTCATCGTTAAGTCTTACCAGGCAGAAAATATTAAAGTGCAACTGCAAAAGCATTTGTGATTTGGATATTCATGGATTAGCTATTGCCTTTACACCAGCtataaaaaaaatatcaaaaaggacatttgctTTCATACAAATCCTTAGTCTTGTAACTTTGAATTAAGTCTCCAGGATGGTTGGTTAGCTAGAAAATGCTACGATAGTATTCATTCATTACCACCAGCACAGGCCAAAGAAGGGAGAATGTTTGGTAGGTATAGCAAGCTAACAAACACTACTGGTCACCAGGGATTCTTCTACACTTGTGATAGTTTATCACAATAACCTTCCACCTGGATCACTGGTCTCACAGCTATGCATTTTAATCCCGCATGAACAGAAATACATTAATTCCAGCATCGCTTTACTATGATATTCCAGGGGGGAACGTAAGAGCTTAAGAGCACCCAACTCCTGTGTGCAGAACTACGCAGCTGCAAAGTTTGTAACATTAAGCATAAGTAGAAATAGCAATAAGCCTTGTTCACTATCCCCCACAGACAGAGTATTCACCTGTGTTTGCTGCTTCATCGTTTTCAACGCCATGGATCTGGCCGGCCGTAGCGCCCCTTCTCTCATACAGTGGGTGAGTGTGAGGCTCCATTCCAGCCTACATCCTTTGTTACAAAGAGAAGAGATTAGCGGTATCAAATCAGCACCCCAAACGACAGTATTTTGTTATGACAAAATTAAGGATGCACGATGTTGACATTTTTGCCTATATCAGATAGCAAATAACATGGCAGATAGCATAGTCATGTCAGCAAATATGGATActgatagttttttgttttgaTGCAATACTACCATGTTTTTTAGTTTCCACCTCCTTCCATCTATCTGTATCTGGTCCGACAGCAGTAACAGATTTTTAAGCAATTACTGGCCGATACTGATAAGCTGAGCAATAAATTGTGCACCCCTAGCCAAAATAAATGTGTTGTTGCTCCAGCACTAACATTTAGCTGCCAGGGTGAATTGCTGAATGTGCACAAAAATCTACCAAATGTGTTAATCACTAAAATCAGCAACAGTGTAAAGTAGTTGGTGTCACTGCTAAGCCTCGTGACATGGCTTGCTGGTTTGAAAATGTAACCTcgcctgggtgtccgggtagcatagcggtctattccgtcacctaccaacacggagatcgccggttcgaatccccgtgttacctccggcttggtcaggtgtccctacagacacaattggctgtgggtgtctgtgggtgggaagccggatgggggtatgtgtcctggtcactgcactagtgcctcctctggacggttggAGTGCccgttcatgggggagggggaactgaggggaacagcgtgatcctccccacgctctacgtccccctggtgaaactcctcactgtcaggtgaaaagaagcggctggcgactccacatgtatcagaggaggcatgtggtagttggattggcagagggggtggagcagtgaccgggacggctcagagagtggggtgactagtcaggtacaattggggtgaaaaggaggggaaatccaaaaaaaaatgtaaCCTTGGTTCAGGTAATGTCTCAGATCAGAGACGTGTTTCCCAACTCAGAAAGTCCTTAAGCAACAGGATGATGGAGGACTTCCAATACATTATAAGGAAGGCTAATGGCGCCTTGCAAGTAAAAAGCTGTAATACTGGTAATCATTGTTAAAAAGGGCATCAACACCAGTGTTAAATTGGTACCACCCTGATAAGTGTATTCCCGGATAACTCCCCCTGTATGTCGGTATCCTCCCACAGCCATCCAAGGAGagccgtctttttccagcagctgTGTTCTCCCGTGTGGTCTTCATCCCTCTTCTCATGATGTGCAACATCTCTGGCTCCAGCCCGGTCACACTCTTCTCTCATGACTCCGTCTTCGTCACCATCATGGCGCTCTTTTCCTTCTCCAATGGTTACTTTGCCAGCCTCTGCATGTCCTACGCGCCCCAGTGAGTACCATTCTAACCAGATGACTGTCCATGAACGGTGTTGTCTCTTAGGCCTGTGGAAAAGCACCAGCCGCACTGTATCTCATGCTCAGCTTTACAAACAGTGCCCCTTAGTAGCAGGTTTACAAGTAACTACAATGGAAAAATGCATGAATATTCTTTGTCCTTTAGGATATTTGTCTCGTACAGTCTTAGGTGGAACAATTAGCTCCATGAATACATCAGAACATCTCAGGGCGAGAACAGCAAATATTTTGACACAGACGAGGCCTCACATCATGTTGCCCTGACAAGATGGAATGTAAACACAAAAAGCTGGGTTACAGTCAATTATTGACTAGTCTTTATAAGGCACAGAAATGTGAGTCAGTTCATCTCGACACAAcggttattgagagaaacgtttcatcattcatttcagtgacctcttcaggctcaactgactgcaggtatccccaccctgataaacagtacagtggcataacgaccgaaaccaacgatcagtttcatatgcaaattaccgtgaccattaactagagtttcaatggcctatTCACAGTACTATTCACATGGtacgattcacagaggattggggaatgtttgcaatcacagcattgtaaaatagtgaaagatgtactcttacccccccccccccccgttcagggatagtcattccctcttcacatagatggcctctttgactccctgttcaaacctgtCGCCATCTTGTAACCTTTCCCCaatactctgtgaatagtacacatggccgttgtaactctagttaatggtcacaccaatttgcatttgaaactgaccattggtttcagtcgtgatgcaactgtgttgtttataagggtggggtcacctgcagtcagttgagactgaagaggtcacttagatgagtgatgaaacgtttctctctcagtccagatgaactgattcacctttctgagattttcttacctggattgttgagcatgcatcaagacatagtcTTTATATGATGACCGTGTCGTTAAATTGGTCCAGTTTGTTAAAATGGAAAGTTATCATGTTGCTGTCTGTGATGCACAACCTGGGAGTAGCACAGCATCAACCTAAGCAGCTGCGATAAAGTGACTTGCCCAAGGGCTCAATGACACTCGCGTCATATCTAGAATTCTGGTACGAGCAACCTCCACTTCTCAGCCCAGACCAAACCGGGATCGATTTGAGCTGGCGTCCCTCGTGGCTCACCTCTGTCACTAGGTTATTGCCTTGTCCAGGGCCTTAGATAAAATTTCTATATATGATTTCCACAATGCAGATTGTACAAAACACCTAATGGAGACTTAAAAACAGATTTCAGATATTTACACCAAAGTGCATGGAATTTGGAGATTTTGGGAGATTATTTTAAAAGTTGTGAACATATTAGGGATTTAAAGTTCTTTTGTCGCTCTCCTTCACAAAAACCTTGTCATGCCTCTGACTTTGTGGACATGATTGTTTGCCTCACATCGTCATACACATCAGCAAACACACATGGTTTGTTGTATGGG
This genomic stretch from Lampris incognitus isolate fLamInc1 chromosome 5, fLamInc1.hap2, whole genome shotgun sequence harbors:
- the LOC130112454 gene encoding equilibrative nucleoside transporter 2-like → MPSDKSLPVDRAYFTAVIIFILGLGTLLPWNFFVTASQYFNDRLNVSTVTTNGPVKDYRFDSWMTLLSQLPLLIFTLLNSFLLQWVRERVRVAFSMLSILLLFSLTAAMVHLPLSPDSFFSVTMATIWFINTFSAVLQGSLFGLVGLLPSRYSTLFMSGQGLAGIFAALAMLFSILSNADKRTAALGYFITPCVATLGTLICYLFLPHLEFARFYLNRSQNKKEETEKELFGSGDKTALNDHIKDVEAKALEKSKFIAELPESPKRSSVPAVFKKIWLMAVCVTCVFAVTLAVFPVITVKVQTVYKENSAWDRVFTCVCCFIVFNAMDLAGRSAPSLIQWPSKESRLFPAAVFSRVVFIPLLMMCNISGSSPVTLFSHDSVFVTIMALFSFSNGYFASLCMSYAPQFVRSKDCETAGALMTFFLALGLSLGASLSFLLGKLV